In Labrus mixtus chromosome 22, fLabMix1.1, whole genome shotgun sequence, the genomic window CCTAAGACGGACACAGAATGACACTCAAGCCGCGTGAGAAATTCcattgatgaaaaacaaaaaggcaactCTATGAATTGAAGAGCCAGAAAAAGCTCCTCCAGTCAGCCAGTAGATGTCACTTGTGTTTCCTTCACTGTAATTATTATTGTTCTAACATTGACGGGCTACTGATGCACACCagaggttagaaaaaaaaagacaaagttagAGGGGAAAAATCCACGAGCTTAAGTTCATATAGATGCTGCAAAATTATCTTTATGCTGATTCCCTTCTGAGTCAACTTCTGACTTCCAGACTTTTATTCTGGCTGAAATGTACTAATAGCTGAAGAGTACCACAAGTACTAGGACCATTTCTTATATTATACATGTTATAAATGAAATGGGCTACAAATCAATGCCTACAGGTTGTGGCAGTCCTTAAACTTGTATTAGATCTTTTCTTAGCACCATGCTGGTGTTCAGCTCTCTATATGTTATAGTCTGAGTGCACACGTCAGGGTGGGGGAAATCACACCTTCAATGTATCAGGATTATAATCTCCCCATGAGAGTCTTGCATCTCTGTCCCAGAAAAGGGTCAAATCATGTTGACTGAAGTGCTGTACAATCAGATAAAATAACTTCAAGACAACCCAAGACCATTTCAAAAAGAACAGGATAATAACATGTTAAGACCAAGAGGAGAGGGAAGTCAAGGAATTAAAGTGCAGCTCAGGAGCATCTTTCTTATGGAGCCGAGGCCTTCTTAATGCCCTCTTCCACAAATCCCACAGTTCCAGTTTGTAGTGCAGAGTATCTGGAAAGATAACAGGAGCACGTTTGAGATGTTACTGTTCATTTATACTctaattcaaatgtattcagACTCTGCTCTTTCTCTTCAGGCAGCAGGGAAGCCGCATTCACGTATGccatcacagcagcaggagtTGCCCATGCAGTGACCACAGCTTGCAGCCAAGGCAACCTCAGCCAGTGTGGCTGCGACCGCGAGAAGCAGGGCTACCACGACCGGGAGGAGGGCTGGAAGTGGGGGGGCTGCTCGGCTGATGTGAAGTACGGCGTGGAGTTCTCGCGGCGCTTTGTGGACGCTCGGGAGATCAAGAAAAACGCCCGGCGGCTCATGAACCTGCACAATAACGAGGCAGGGCGAAAGGTAATGGATTTAAACTGTATCTGTCTATCTATGTATTCGATAGATGTACGTTTACAAAACCTGTACAGTATGGTTAGGTatcatttttacaaaaatggaTGCTTtcaagttagtgtttatgtagGACAGAAATGACAAAGCTGGTGGATTAAGCTGCCGACATGGAATTGTGACACTGCCACACAAACCATTCCTTCAATAAGTCTGCATGAAACGAAGATAGAGGAGATTTTTGCAagtgtttctctcttctttttgttgtggTAGCACCATAGATCGCCTCACATACTGAAAGTCAAGAGCCAAGTCCCACAGAATGTTAAAGCAATCAAGAGACACTAAACGTACCTATTGCTTGCTTCTTACTCATTATACTTAAGCTCTAATTTCAGCGATGTAGGGGTGGgtttatctttaaaaatgtactgtttTGGGGCGCttgtggcacagtggttagtgcgcgcatcccatgtatggaggctgtggtcctccaagcgggcggcccaggttcgaatccagcctgtggctcctttcacacatgtcattctctactctctctctctctccctgatttccaactctatccactgtcctatctctccaataaaggcaaaaaaagccaaaaataaatcttaacaaaataaataaaattactGCTTTTAAGTGATAATATATTTACAacaaaaagaggatttttttccaCCCCAAGCTCAAAAGTCACCTGTCAAGTTTATCTTCGTGCAGCATTATTGTATGAATCTGGCTCAAACCACAAAGTAATTCTATATGTGGATGGCTGCACAAGAGGTTTGGTCAGTTTCCTCGCCGTTATGTGGTCTGAATAAAAGGTAAACTTAATTAGAGACTACTGTTTTGGGGTATGAGTTTTTTCCCCCAGGGTTTGACGTGAAGTTGGCATAGCGACCGGCGTTCTGAAAGTTGAAGTGTCCGCAGAAAGCCCAGCTTATCAGAcgagaaaaaacatttgaattgcCCATTGGCTGTTTCCAAAACCAGCTATGCACTGTaattttaaaagaacatttatatATTAATCCCACAAAATCATTTTCAGCTTTTAACCATCACTTCATCCATAGAGATCTAATGTCTTCTCTTGTGTGTGCTCAGATCctagaggagaggatgaagctGGAGTGTAAGTGTCACGGCGTGTCGGGTTCCTGCACCACTAAAACCTGCTGGATCACCCTGCCCAAGTTCAGAGAGATCGGTTACCTGCTGAAGGAACGCTACAGCGATGCAGTTCAAGTGGAGCCGGTCCGAGCCTCGCGGCTGCGCCAACCCTCCTTCCTACGACTCAAAGAGGCTCGGGGCTATCAGAAGCCCACGGACACAGACCTGGTGTATCTGGAGCGCTCACCCAACTACTGTGAAGAGGACACAGCCACGGGGAGCACAGGGACACGGGGAAGGCTGTGCAACGGCACCTCCACCCTCGCAGACAGTTGTAATGTGATGTGCTGTGGCCGGGGATACAACACGCATCACTACACGCGCATCTGGCAGTGCAACTGCAAGTTCCACTGGTGCTGTTTCGTCAAGTGCAACACCTGCAGTGAGAAATCAGAAGTGTTCACCTGCAAGTGAGCACACAGGAAACGCAGAGCTAAAGACAACGAAGGTGGAAAGGGTTATGACAGTGGAATTTGAATTGAAGGACctggaaatatttatttaacaatttgcacatttttacatCCAGTTTTGGAATTCctgaaagaggaaaaggaaaaaacgaTGCAGGGTTTGGAgaattctgacaaaaaaaaaaagactgatttgaaaacaaaaaactttttttttttttttttttgtttttgcctggGTTCAAAACTGTGGCACAACACGAACTCTGGAGAAAGATCTGAAAACAACATCTTGCAAAGATGGAACTGTACAGGTGTCGTGTCCAAcaagaaaagcaacaaagacTGTTGCGGGATTGTTGGAGAAAGGTTTCGTACTGGAAATGCTAAAACGCTTCAGACTGCCGTGAAAGACGAGGGACTCCTGATGAAGACTGAGAGACGGCAGTGGAATACTTGTAACTGTATGCTCACACTGTATTCTGTTtgaacactgaaataaaacattatttatgtaCACATATCTTTCAACCCTAAAATCTAATAGGACAGAGAGCAAACTGATTTGCTTCCCCCTCTTTCATGATTTCCATTttactgaaacatttcagaCGAGTCATTTTTAGTCTCATGGAGTTACATTTCTATCCATCATCAGTTATCAAACAATTCCATTTGACTTCGCACTCTAGTTgtcatttttcctctttttccagGGATGTTGTCAAGTTGGGGGATTGTGTTGTTGAGGGCTCTCTCTCATGGacatacccccccccctcccctaagTCTAGACCTTTTGTTATGCCAAGAACCAAAGGGGCAGAAAATATTCCCATACTATTTTAAGCATCCAACTTGTCTAGTTTCACCGGCACTTTCCATCCCGACtgtgttcattgttttgttttcagagagCTCTTGACTTCTGAGAACAGCGTGTAAGCCTCATTGGAACTCCATAGAGGTGCAATCAGGTTCAGATACATCCAACATTCCCATGAACGGCAGAGAGGTGGAATTCCACATTATGGCCTCTGCTTACACAAGGCCTTCCAGCGTGGTTTCGGCCTGCCTGGGTCGATGGCATGTGCGCTAACCACACAGAAGGGGGTACGAGAGGATCAAAGGCCTGAAAGCTATTTTTGGACGGCATCCTTCATGTagtcagaaatgtttatttaggcCTTTATACAACATTCAAAACAATTAGAAGAGTATATTTTTATATGAGGAATGTGGCACTTTATGTCATTTATAGATGGAGAAGAAAGTCACTATTTACAAGTCTTTTCTAATGTCATTGTTTCAGATTTGAAGGCTATAAATTATTGGAATTTCTGTGTTTGATCAAAGTTCCTAGATTGTAAATATTCCATGTGTTTTACCAAAGTAGCCCAGATCGTCCATCTCAACACCATCCTTCACAATTCAAAGTAGCCCAGAAAAGCTGAGATTCATCAAGTGttggaaaatataaaaatgacattttgtgggaaattctgttaaatatttaagttAATTCAATACTTCAGCAACCGACTAGCTGTGGAgctttcaaccaatcaaatgtCTGTTACCGCTGGCCTTCACAGCTCCTTCAGGAACTAGAACTCACTGCTTCCTCACTTTAAATACAGACAATTCAcgtttcttcttttgttctaTGGCAACATCTAAGTCTGTAGAAGATACAAACTGGACGGttgtatattttttcttttttaccaatAAAATTTGagcatcctttttttaaagccttgacTTTTTCTTGGGTCACATTCAGAATTTTTGACctcatttaaataattacaaaGAGCTGCTTTGTCAGTTAGAACAATTTATTAAGCAatagataaacattttatttgaaacatgaagcaTGTATTTGACCTCTTAGACAAAGTCTTTTTTGCTGAAAGCGAATGTCAACAGGAAGGCACAGTTACATTACAGTAGAGTTCTGTGTTACAAAATGCTGATATGGGAAACACAAGAACTACTGGTCTTGGCTGATGTGGTACTAATGTGTTAGGAGACAGCCGCGACCATGCCACCTCATTCAGCCCGGCTGACTCGCACAGCCTCTTTCCTGTGGGGCTGAAAAGCATTGCAGCCAGCCAGCCGAGCGCAAGTAACAGCTGTTTTGTTAGCTGTCTGAAATCCTGGGGACCGGAACCATATAAGCTCCCCTCACTATGCCGGAGGATTGAGGGGAGAGTCCAGCCGATTGTTTCAATACATTTTGTCATTAAAAATCAGAGGCAGAGCAAACAGGGTGGAGCAGGGTGTGGGCAGGCCTGTAAAGCACGGCATTGTTGAGGTGTCAGGACCATTCAGCTTATCCAGCAACAGGAGGAGCACGGAGGGATGTCATTCTGCAAACTAATGCTTCTGGTCCCCTTCCCTCACTCATTCACTATCTCACTCCATTCTCTACGGCTCCAgaacttctctctttctttcaaagAATTGGTACAAAAACTATAAACTACAGCTAAATAGGAAGTATCGTATTTTAGAAAGCTCTAAGAAAGTCTACGTGGTTTGGTTGTACTCGTATCAAGCTTTCGCTGAAGCACTGAGCAGACGAGATATAAAACATGTACTCAGCGTCACGACTTTTAAGACTGTTATTGATGGATAATGTATGTTATTAGCCCTGTTGACCCATTTATCTATAGTGCAGTTTAGTACAATAGAAATAGACGATTAAGAATAAGATGAggaaaaatgttaaattcacTAAACTATTTTCAGTACTGTGATAAACTTCAGTACAAGAATTGTAAAAGCAAGTAGAGGAACAGTGTCAAGCTCTCACTGTAAACTGAGCATTGTTTTCATATCACAGCACGTGCATAGCATCAGTAATCGGTAGTATTGCATTTTTCACTCACGTATCctagatgatgatgatgatattatTTGCCGCTTAGATAAGCAGATATTTTAAACCTTTGAATGAGGGGAAACAGCCTTTGTTCCTCTGGCAAAGACACCACCATTTAAGTAGGAAAGGCGGTGAGGGGGTTGATTACATCATGTTTTGGTCATTCTCTGTTTCGGGGTTACTGCAGAAGTCAATGTGGGCCTGGGATTAAAACCCCAGCCCCTGCTGGTAACACCAGTGTCTGTGAAAAGTGAAAAGCCACAGACACTGTGGTGCTCTTTGTCTTTGGATTAAACCACTATGCAGCAGTCTTGCCAAAAGGTACCAGCATGTGCTCGCCTTTCCAACCTCTTCATTTCCCAGACTCAGGTCAGGACTAAACAATAGCCCCTGCTTGTATACCAGGGGGACCCCAAGGGCCTTTTGTGTATTAAGAATACCGTACGCCCAATCTTAGCATTAGTGCAAGCATTACTGAGGTAGAAAAGTAAGCTCTATATACTTCTCTGATAAAAATAACTAATTGAAAAGGACTTTTTTGCTTGATATATCGGCAGTGTGGCTGTCACTCATAATGAACAGGCACAAGTCATATGTTATTAGTGCACAGGTGTAAAGACCTGCAAATGAAACTTcagttgaaatgaaaatgattgaaGCTTGTAGCATGACTACATGCTCACGCACATGTACATTATTCCTCTCTAAATAAATACTTCACATGAGAACCTGCTTGCGGGTTGAggacctcctccctcctcgctGCTCCTCTAATCTAAGAGTCCTTCCTCACGGGTTTGAGCAGCAAGCTTCCATCTCGCTTCTCCACCAGGAAACCCAGCTCCTTGAGCGCAGAGTAGTCAGTGGTGCCACGGCGTTCCAGGGCGGCAACCAGCTCCTGGTTTGCCACGTTGTGTTCTAGGAGGTTCCTGATGGCAAAGATCGCCCACTGGCTGATGACTTAAGTTAGCCGATTAAGGAGAGCAACATTGAAAAACAAGTTATTCACCTCACTTTGGTTCCTTTTTGTGTACTTGAGAAAGGCAACAAATCTTGTTATTATGGAACAAATGAAAATAGCTAGATAGATTAACGTTTAAACTTAAACAGTAGCCATCAACTTTTCTTGTAATGTGTCACATTTCTAGTCCAAATACCAATTTAGATGATAACATCTTAATGAATACTTAATGCTCCAAACAGGGCATTGGCACGCAGTTCTAGTGTCAGATGTACAAAGAAAAATTAACAAAGAAATTGTACATGTTTAGGATAACAGATCACAGATTGACTGGGAGAGAGGTGAGCAGGAGGCCAAACACGTTAAACTCAGGATGTCAGACTCATTAGCGCCTGGTATTTGCCTCAGGTCGCCGAGTGCGCAGGCAGCCCAACAAACCAATGAGCTTTGCAGACAGGATATGTTTGGTGACATAAAACATTCTCCGCTCGCCACTCTCAAGTTTCCCCGCATAAATccataaacattttttgttacacaaacattttctgaagagAATTAAATGCAGAAACTTGTGTGTGAGAATTGTGGATGGAGTGAACtctgtgaacatgtgtgtgaatgtaggtATTCATGATAGAGGTGGAAAAGGTCAAAGGCTCAGTTTAGACTGTTGACCTGGTTCAAAAACGGTGCCCTCACTTTGACCAATTAATAACAACTGGtgacaacatttcctgtctctcttcagctgtcctatcaaataaaaaaggacaaatggGTTGATGGGAAAAATTAGGCTCGATGATACGGTGATGTGAAAATACTAGTTGAGCTTGAAGGGAGATCTGTACGGTTAACTTGAAGTTGTAAGCTTGAAATAGATCCAGCTAGTTTGAatgcataatatatatataattataatataaaGGTTATGACACAATAACCTGAGCGTGACGTCTAGGTGTCTAGGTAACATGGCTGCCGATGGGATATAAACTTTACAATAGTCCTTCAGTTAATCCTCTCTGTGaagatttcattttgtttttgttgggtCAGATATGAGTGAAGTCAAAGAAACCTTTAAGAGGACTCTGGAATAAACATTGGTGTACTCTGCAGTGTTCAGACTTGATGTATGTTAATGAGGTCTGGAAAAAATTAAACcacatgtgaaaaaataaaactaaagcaTCACAGTGGTTAGAATAATGACCATTAAATTGGGTAATTCTCTGATACAGTGATAGACTAAACTGTTATATTCTACAAAACAAAGCTTTTGAAAGAATAACCAAAAGACTTCACCCGTGTTCACTAACTGACTTCGGTCATCACTACTcccatttaaataaaaagatattaAACTGTGGAGGAGAGTTTGACAGTTTCAGAAAGTTTGTTTGGCCTTTTGAAGAACACTTTTTATGGTTGTAAACCCACCAGCTTCCCGGTGTAAACATGCACAGATACACAGTGACGATATGAACAATGACTTTGATAAACTGTAAGTGTATGTTGATAAACAGATGTCTTGGTGTCAGCTTCTGAAAACAAAGGATACATGGGTTGTTGCTGTCGATGTTGCAGTTGTCCAATATGAGGGGGATGCCTTCAAGTTCTCTCACCTGAGGAGGAAAATTCAGAACGATGTCAAAGAGTGAACGAGCAGAGCACAGCCTGTCCTCACTCAGTGAAAAACAAGCAGAGGAAGTGTTTCACTCAGAAACATTCAAGTGAGTTCAATGATTTTGTCAAGCAGTGCAGTCTAACAAGATAATTTTTCAGAGGAAACTAAGTAAGACcattttcatgtaaaaataaGAGATGTATTTAACCTTAGTGTCCCTGTTTTAAACAGAGCCCCACATCCATGCCAAAGCAGCAGTGTGGTTGTGGGTATGTTTAAGACCGTCACAACAGGGTGATCTGCTCTGCATCATGTGCTCAATTCTATAGGCTTAATC contains:
- the wnt7ba gene encoding protein Wnt-7b, whose product is MLIISSRSALLSVYYPQIFLILTSGSYLALSSVVALGANIICNKIPGLAPRQRALCQSRPDAIIVIGEGAQLGINECQYQFRYGRWNCSALGERTVFGQELRVGSREAAFTYAITAAGVAHAVTTACSQGNLSQCGCDREKQGYHDREEGWKWGGCSADVKYGVEFSRRFVDAREIKKNARRLMNLHNNEAGRKILEERMKLECKCHGVSGSCTTKTCWITLPKFREIGYLLKERYSDAVQVEPVRASRLRQPSFLRLKEARGYQKPTDTDLVYLERSPNYCEEDTATGSTGTRGRLCNGTSTLADSCNVMCCGRGYNTHHYTRIWQCNCKFHWCCFVKCNTCSEKSEVFTCK